In Chrysoperla carnea chromosome 2, inChrCarn1.1, whole genome shotgun sequence, the following proteins share a genomic window:
- the LOC123292270 gene encoding MD-2-related lipid-recognition protein-like yields the protein MALYNQLFGLFIITICGFCYLISAEEVPYQICPTKLNVTYACDIKSVRIDPCKEALLKNKKPCKIKKGTHAGIAVDFIPKFSSDKLVNKAFWDTGFIDMEFLGMEPNACEFTKCPIVSGQEVNYNYQLEISKSWPTNTYPIKWRLMAEGGVECCFIIKIKLF from the exons ATGGCtttatataatcaattatttggtttatttattattacaatttgtggtttttgttatttaataagcGCTGAAGAAGTTCCGTATCAAATTTGTCCaacaaaat taaacgTAACGTATGCTTGCGACATTAAATCTGTTCGCATTGATCCCTGTAAAGAAgcattgttgaaaaataaaaaaccatgcaAAATAAAGAAAGGAACTCATGCTGGAATTGCCGTTGATTTCATACCAa aattcagcagtgataaattagtaaataaagcTTTTTGGGACACTGGTTTTATAGATATGGAATTTTTGGGTATGGAACCAAATGCCTGTGAATTTACGAAATGTCCAATTGTCTCTGGTCAAgaagttaattataattatcaattgGAAATTAGTAAAAGTTGGCCTACA AACACATACCCAATAAAATGGCGTCTAATGGCCGAAGGTGGAGTGGAATGctgttttattatcaaaattaaactattttaa
- the LOC123292269 gene encoding DNA-directed RNA polymerase I subunit rpa49-like, giving the protein MPVCKVKEVLANSNSSPYLANFESSLQQLNIDHNQVNAHVFEKNGKRLIAISTDKCVYSSQVSDSENDLCRTLIVIRKKNSRKVVLAEAKPITLSVSKKSLNTPEKKALTVSENIRELNKQFGTKKAKRATELRERMKIDIGTVKEHLETTIAAVDSPLNASVIQEGKETNEVQSYQPPINRDAKTFEDAFNLHDYITDTELNEFKKDAKKLLNATYDDIQNCCPYITEEIAKLQSENCQLSENDKIRRISILLYAQVIDNYLRTPALQLRNRSFNIYTSLITEKILNTFAVKTDKNVLRPLSMRDKASCYILVLLFMVSDRHVVDTEEVAKSLKLPLSKTQQLARVCGARPMAKSRSLYEIKLPIPEFKLVINKTSKRKTL; this is encoded by the exons atgccTGTTTGTAAAGTGAAAGAAGTGCTTGCAAACTCCAATTCATCGCCGTATTTGG cTAACTTTGAAAGCAGTCTCCAACAGTTAAACATCGACCATAATCAAGTTAATGCCCATGTATTTGAGAAAAATGGAAAACGCTTAATAGCCATCTCCACAGACAAATGTGTTTACAGTAGTCAAGTTTCAGATAGTGAAAACGATTTATGTCGAACGTTAATTGTTATCCGTAAGAAAAATAGTCGCAAG GTTGTTCTTGCTGAAGCTAAACCAATTACGCTGTCTGTTTCCAAGAAAAGTTTGAACACACCCGAAAAGAAGGCTCTTACCGTATCAGAAAATATTCgcgaattaaataaacaatttggtaCAAAAAAAGCGAAACGTGCTACGGAATTACGAGAACGAATGAAAATTGACATTGGAACGGTAAAAGAACATTTAGAAACTACAATAGCTGCTGTGGATTCACCATTAAACGCATCTGTAATACAAGAAGGAAAGGAAACAAATGAAGTTCAGTCTTATCAACCACCGATAAATCGAGACGCTAAAACATTTGAAGATGCATTCAACCTGCATGATTATATTACGGATACCgaattgaatgaatttaaaaaagatgctaaaaaattattaaatgcaacttacgatgatattcaaaattgttGTCCGTATATTACGGAAGAAATCGCCAAATTACAAAGTGAAAATTGTCAATTAtcagaaaatgataaaatcagACGTATATCAATACTATTATACGCTCAAGTGATCGATAATTATTTAAGAACTCCGGCATTGCAATTGAGAAATAGATCTTTCAATATATACACGTCTTTAAtcacagaaaaaatattaaatacatttgcAGTAAAAACCGATAAGAATGTTTTACGTCCGTTGTCAATGCGTGATAAGGCATCTTGTTATATATTAGTATTACTTTTCATGGTCTCGGATCGACATGTGGTTGATACAGAAGAGGTggcaaaatcattaaaattgccCTTATCAAAAACGCAACAACTTGCTAGAGTTTGTGGTGCACGTCCAATGGCCAAAAGTAgaagtttgtatgaaattaaattacccATACCTGaatttaaattagttattaataaaacttCCAAAAGAAAAACACTCTGA
- the LOC123292268 gene encoding L-threonine ammonia-lyase, whose amino-acid sequence MKMEFEDNEEIHEDPMCIPDKPQKITFCDITSAAFKIKPHVEKTPCIRSHLSEITGCDIYLKKDYLQYTGSFKERGACNALIMLSADKKQAGVISASLGNHALALCYHGKKLGIPVTVVMPTVAPIMKISKCRQYGANVVVSGGNMSEAKNLALKISKEKNLTYINGYDHPHIMAGQGTLGLEIAEQVSDLDAVIIPVGGGGLIAGVALALKTLNPGVTVIGVESERCASYTKALEHGKPSPVEIEATLADGLAVPMVGYNAFHTAKPLVDKVVVVKEEWIAIAILRLIELEKCVVEGAGAAGLAAILAGQLEELKGKKVALLLCGGNIDTTILGRCLERGLTADGRLVRFIVTVSDRPGGIAELCRILSSIGVSIKDIMHERAWVKTDVFSVDVKVVCETRDEEHVQELMKVLTDKYKNVDLH is encoded by the exons ATGAAAATGGAGTTCGAAGAT AATGAAGAAATTCATGAAGATCCTATGTGCATTCCAGACAAACCAcaaaaaattacgttttgtGATATAACTTCGGctgcatttaaaattaaaccgCACGTCGAGAAAACACCTTGTATT AGGTCACATTTATCAGAAATAACGGGAtgtgatatatatttaaaaaaggattatttacaatatactgGAAG ttttaaagaaCGTGGTGCTTGCAATGCCTTAATTATGTTAAGTGCAGACAAGAAACAGGCAGGTGTCATTAGTGCATCATTAGGGAATCATGCCCTTGCATTATGTTATCACGGAAAAAAATTGGGTATACCCGTTACGGTTGTAATGCCAACAGTTGCTCCAATTATGAAAATATCCAAATGTCGTCAATATGGTGCAAATGTTGTTGTCAGTGGTGGAAATATGAGTGAAGCCAAAAATTTAGCTTTGAAAATcagtaaagaaaaaaatctgACATACATAAATGGATACGATCATCCGCATATAATGGCTGGACAAGGTACATTAGGTTTGGAAATTGCTGAACAAGTTTCAGATTTAGATGCTGTTATTATTCCGGTCGGTGGTGGGGGTTTAATTGCTGGTGTAGCTTTggctttaaaaactttaaatccaGGTGTTACAGTTATC GGAGTGGAATCTGAACGATGTGCAAGTTATACAAAAGCATTAGAACATGGAAAACCATCGCCAGTTGAGATCGAGGCAACACTAGCAGATGGCTTGGCTGTACCAATGGTCGGATATAATGCGTTTCATACAGCTAAACCACTTGTTGATAAAGTT gtTGTGGTTAAAGAAGAATGGATTGCAATTGCAATATTACGATTAattgaattagaaaaatgtgtaGTGGAAGGAGCAGGAGCTGCAGGATTGGCTGCAATATTAGCTGGACAATTAGAAGAGTTAAAAGGCAAAAA GGTTGCATTATTGTTATGTGGCGGGAATATTGATACAACAATATTAGGTCGATGTTTGGAACGAGGTCTGACTGCAGATGGTCGTTTGGTACGTTTTATTGTAACTGTAAGTGACCGACCTGGAGGAATTGCGGAGTTATGTCGAATATTATCATCGATTGGCGTTTCAATTAAGGATATCATGCATGAACGTGCATGGGTCAAAACTGATGTTTTTAGTGTCGAT gtaAAAGTTGTTTGCGAAACTAGAGACGAGGAGCATGTACAAGAATTGATGAAAGTGCTTACAGACAAATACAAAAACGTAGACCTTCAttaa
- the LOC123292000 gene encoding 60S ribosomal protein L24: MKIGLCAYSGYKIYPGHGKTMVKIDGKTFTFINAKCEAAHLMKRNPRKVTWTVLYRRKHKKGQEEEQAKKRTRRTQKFQRAIVGASLTDILAKRNMKPEIRKAQREQAIKAAKEQKKSTKAAKKAAAPPKQKAVNKAKAAKVQQKSAPRVGGKR, from the exons ATGAA GATCGGTTTATGTGCGTACAGTGGTTACAAAATTTATCCTGGTCATGGCAAGACCATGGTTAAAATTGATggaaag acgTTCACTTTTATCAATGCCAAATGTGAAGCTGCCCATTTAATGAAACGTAATCCACGTAAAGTAACATGGACAGTTTTGTACAG ACGAAAACATAAGAAAGGACAAGAAGAAGAACAAGCTAAAAAACGTACTCGTCGTACACAAAAATTCCAAAGGGCTATTGTTGGTGCTTCACTTACCGATATTTTGGCTAAACGTAATATGAAACCAGAAATTCGTAAAGCCCAAAGAGAACAAGCAATTAA agctGCAAAAGAACAGAAAAAGAGTACGAAAGCTGCAAAGAAAGCTGCTGCACCACCTAAACAAAAAGCAGTTAATAAAGCTAAAGCTGCTAAAGTGCAACAAAAATCAGCTCCACGAGTAGGTGGAAAGcgataa
- the LOC123292925 gene encoding uncharacterized protein LOC123292925, producing the protein MVFNEENDFDYSDQVSKKQIKRDDEFSNKENNIDAAIGATAIAPMSVGPMRLHEEETERTIKTRRKRDTFEKGSEDNDFEYGDGGTVDDYKDTLYVFPNSSFKVFNTSITVKSTDIPEYEEYPNNRRVENFDPFLLSVEKKNTSLKTRITATPPTGKVLRAPEVTDSKPKPDPGSTTPQPGTSRNDTTNITEVEDDSNDYNEKDTDFYIRHFFRKDYLFTVAFPQAIGITIFLLILFALLYTPACCYGFLYKPPDEAISLTTAVSLAREESYHEHLDEG; encoded by the exons ATGGTCTTT aacgaagaaaatgattttgattacAGCGATCaagtatcaaaaaaacaaattaaaagagACGATGAATTTTCtaataaagaaaacaatattGATGCAGCAATAGGAGCTACAGCAATAGCACCTATGTCTGTCGGTCCAATGCGCTTGCATGAAGAAGAAACTGAACGTACTATTAAAACAAGACGTAAAAGAGACACTTTTGAGAAAGGAAGCGAAGATAATGATTTTGAATACGGTGATGGGGGGACCGTCGATGATTACAAGGATACACTATATGTATTTCCGAATTCATCATTCAAAGTTTTTAATACATCTATAACA GTAAAATCAACAGACATTCCTGAATATGAAGAATATCCAAATAATAGGAGGGTCGAAAATTTTGACCCATTTTTGTTatcagtagaaaaaaaaaatacaagccTAAAAACAAGAATCACTGCCACTCCTCCTACCGGAAAGGTTTTACGTGCACCAGAAGTTACTGATTCAAAACCAAAACCTGATCCTGGTTCGACAACACCACAACCCGGTACTTCTCGCAATGATACTACAAACATCACGGAGGTTGAAGATGACAGTAATGATTATAATGAAAAAGATACTGATTTCTATATTCGACATTTCTTCCGAAAAGATTATCTATTCACTGTTGCATTCCCACAAGCAatag gaattacaatatttttattgattctaTTCGCCTTATTGTATACACCTGCATGCTGTTATGGATTTTTGTATAAACCGCCAGACGAAGCGATTTCACTTACGACTGCGGTTTCCCTTGCTAGAGAAGAATCATATCATGAGCATTTGGATGAAGGATGA
- the LOC123292926 gene encoding uncharacterized protein LOC123292926, whose amino-acid sequence MFNFQTLVYCPFIIFLITIGNFIYGLNSVSLHKRDQFFITESPNTNIEESRQKYTSDNKENEDFDYSDDYKDILFVNSQNITHNIFNLSEKINDIDTSDFETYEDPDLSEIRSRPEVLRKANATINVKTESTTDNVKVFNNSTPSSRDIYYDEKDTDYYLRNYPRKDYIATVTVPTVIGISAILAILYVLLHLPKCCFGLFYEPSYQTYFQKNEALAAKEELQQEFLEEE is encoded by the exons atgtttaattttcaaacattagTATATTgcccatttattatttttttaataactattggAAATT TTATTTATGGATTAAACAGTGTGTCTTTACATAAACgagatcaattttttataacagaATCACCAAACACGAATATTGAAGAGAGTCGTCAAAAGTACACTTCTGACAATAAAGAAAATGAAGACTTTGATTATAGTGATGACTATAAggatatattatttgtaaattctcaaaatataacgcataatatttttaatctttctgAGAAG ATCAATGACATAGACACTTCTGATTTTGAAACTTATGAAGACCCAGATTTATCAGAAATACGTTCTCGACCTGAAGTACTGCGAAAAGCAAATGCTACCATTAACGTAAAAACAGAAAGCACCACTGATAATGtgaaagtatttaataattcgACTCCTTCTTCTCGCGACATTTATTATGATGAAAAAGATACTGATTATTATCTCAGAAATTACCCCAGGAAAGATTATATAGCAACAGTTACAGTCCCAACGGTAATAG gaaTTTCAGCCATCTTGgcaattttatatgtattactACACTTGCCGAAATGCTGTTTTGGATTGTTTTATGAACCTTCTTATCAAacttactttcaaaaaaatgaagctTTAGCTGCGAAAGAAGAGTTACAACAAGAGTTTTTGGAAGAAGAATAA
- the LOC123292198 gene encoding ATP synthase lipid-binding protein, mitochondrial yields the protein MFAAARLIAPAARSALVSNSKLYLRPLSSAVVSSSSLNKQTTVAGAQPISLLPAVRSFQTTAVTRDIDSAAKFIGAGAATVGVAGSGAGIGTVFGSLIIGYARNPSLKQQLFSYAILGFALSEAMGLFCLMMAFLLLFAF from the exons ATGTTCGCCGCCGCTAGATTGATTGCTCCAGCTGCCAGATCCGCT TTGGTATCTAACTCAAAATTATACTTGAGACCATTAAGTAGTGCAGTGGTATCAAGTAGTTCATTGAACAAACAGACAACAGTAGCTGGAGCTCAACCAATCAGTTTACTTCCCGCAGTTAGGTCTTTCCAAACAACTGCAGTGACTAGAGATATCGATTCTGCAGCCAAATTCATTGGTGCTGGCGCTGCTACCGTAGGAGTAGCTGGATCTG GTGCTGGTATTGGAACAGTGTTCGGATCCTTAATTATTGGTTATGCCCGAAACCCATCATTAAAACAACAACTTTTCTCATATGCAATTTTAGGATTCGCCTTGTCTGAGGCTATGGGTTTGTTCTGTCTTATGATGGCCTTCTTATTGCTCTTCGCTTTCTAA
- the LOC123292470 gene encoding 60S ribosomal protein L15 has product MGAYKYMQELYRKKQSDVLRFLLRIRVWQYRQLTKMHRAPRPSRPDKARRLGYRAKQGFVIYRIRIRRGGRKRPVPKGATYGKPKSHGVNQLKPTRNLQSIAEERVGRRCGGLRVLNSYWVAQDSSYKYYEIILVDPAHKAIRRDPKSNWIVKAVHKHRELRGKTSSGRSSRGLGKGHRYTQTTGGSRRAAWLRRNSLQLRRKR; this is encoded by the exons ATGGGtgcatataaatatatgcaaGAATTGTATCGCAAGAAGCAAAGTGATGTTTTACGTTTTTTGTTACGTATAAGAGTATGGCAATATCGTCAACTTACAAAAATGCACAGAGCACCAAGACCTTCTCGGCCAGATAAAGCCAGAAGGTTAGGATATCGTGCTAAACAAG GTTTTGTAATTTACCGTATCCGTATTCGTCGTGGAGGAAGAAAACGTCCAGTACCTAAAGGTGCCACATACGGCAAACCGAAAAGCCATGGTGTTAACCAATTAAAACCTACCCGTAATTTACAATCAATCGCTGAA GAACGTGTTGGCCGTCGTTGCGGTGGTTTAAGAGTATTGAATTCTTACTGGGTTGCCCAAGATTcctcatataaatattatgaaatcatTCTTGTAGATCCAGCACATAAG gcaATTCGACGAGACCCTAAGAGCAATTGGATAGTGAAGGCTGTGCACAAACATCGTGAACTTAGAGGAAAGACTTCATCTGGTAGATCGTCACGTGGCTTAGGTAAAGGACATAGATACACACAAACAACTGGTGGTTCACGACGAGCTGCATGGTTACGTCGCAATTCATTACAATTACGTAGAAAACGTtaa